One window of Desulfarculus baarsii DSM 2075 genomic DNA carries:
- the rimM gene encoding ribosome maturation factor RimM (Essential for efficient processing of 16S rRNA), with product MPAQRLVTMGRSAGSFGLRGEVKISSFAEDHEVFARAGVVYLGAEPGVAKPYRLLGARWHGGRLLMTLEGVTTREDAAALGGAWLYLRREDLPPLADDEFYWFELIGARARTAQGQDLGHVFALTDNGAHDNLVLRGPGGKEAMIPLVEGVLVEMDLAAGLVVVDPPEGLLEAQGWDEP from the coding sequence ATGCCGGCCCAACGCCTTGTGACCATGGGTCGTTCGGCGGGCTCGTTCGGCCTGCGGGGCGAGGTCAAGATAAGCTCGTTCGCCGAAGACCACGAGGTGTTCGCGCGGGCGGGCGTGGTCTATCTGGGGGCCGAGCCCGGCGTGGCCAAGCCATACCGCCTGCTGGGCGCGCGCTGGCACGGCGGCCGATTGCTGATGACCCTGGAAGGCGTGACCACGCGGGAAGACGCCGCGGCGCTGGGTGGGGCCTGGCTTTATCTGCGCCGGGAAGACCTGCCGCCCCTGGCCGACGACGAGTTTTACTGGTTCGAGCTGATCGGCGCGCGGGCGCGCACGGCCCAAGGTCAAGACCTGGGCCATGTTTTCGCCCTGACCGACAACGGCGCCCACGACAACCTGGTGTTGCGTGGCCCCGGTGGCAAGGAGGCCATGATCCCTCTGGTCGAGGGCGTGTTGGTCGAAATGGACCTGGCCGCCGGGTTGGTGGTGGTCGATCCGCCCGAGGGCCTGTTGGAGGCCCAGGGCTGGGACGAGCCCTAG
- a CDS encoding DUF1786 domain-containing protein encodes MALQSLLCLDVGGGTQDILFWRADRPIENALKMVLPSPTQIVAKRIQRATRQGRPVFLNGWLMGGGAMAKAARDHVAAGLAFQATARAAASFHDDPERVRAMGFTIGARPPAGAARIHASDLDMKALRAICLACEIDLPPRLAVALCDHGFSPRFSNRKFRFAQWERFLAGGGRPLALIGDDPPPSQTRLRAASAQWPGCLVMDTAAAALWGALQDPLAAAHAGRGLCLVNLGNEHAVAFLVADGRVWAVYEHHTGLLTPALLADHLARFITGRISDAEVFDGRGHGCARAAGAPDEPTTPIFVTGPQRALARDLGWTVAAPHGDVMLSGCFGLLAAAQALDAQRAAPRS; translated from the coding sequence ATGGCCCTGCAAAGCCTATTATGCCTCGACGTGGGCGGCGGCACCCAGGATATTCTCTTCTGGCGGGCCGATCGCCCCATCGAAAACGCCCTGAAGATGGTTCTGCCCTCGCCAACCCAGATCGTGGCCAAACGCATCCAACGGGCCACGCGCCAGGGCCGGCCGGTGTTTCTGAACGGCTGGCTGATGGGCGGCGGGGCCATGGCCAAAGCCGCGCGGGATCACGTGGCGGCGGGGCTGGCCTTCCAGGCCACGGCCCGGGCCGCCGCCAGCTTTCACGACGACCCCGAGCGCGTGCGGGCCATGGGTTTCACGATTGGCGCGCGACCGCCGGCCGGCGCGGCCCGCATCCACGCCTCCGATCTGGACATGAAGGCCCTGCGCGCCATCTGCCTGGCCTGCGAGATCGACCTGCCGCCGCGCCTGGCCGTGGCCCTGTGCGACCACGGCTTCAGCCCGCGCTTTTCCAACCGCAAGTTCCGCTTCGCCCAGTGGGAGCGCTTTTTGGCCGGCGGCGGCCGCCCGCTCGCGTTGATCGGCGACGATCCGCCCCCCAGCCAGACCCGCCTGCGCGCGGCCAGCGCCCAGTGGCCCGGCTGCCTGGTCATGGACACCGCCGCCGCCGCCCTCTGGGGGGCCCTGCAAGACCCGCTGGCGGCCGCCCACGCCGGGCGGGGCCTGTGTTTGGTCAACCTGGGCAACGAGCACGCCGTGGCCTTTCTGGTGGCCGACGGCCGGGTCTGGGCCGTCTACGAACACCACACCGGCCTGCTCACCCCCGCCTTGCTGGCCGATCACCTGGCGCGCTTCATCACCGGCCGCATCAGCGACGCCGAGGTCTTTGACGGCCGGGGCCACGGCTGCGCCCGCGCCGCCGGCGCGCCAGACGAGCCAACCACGCCCATCTTCGTCACCGGGCCCCAACGGGCCCTGGCCCGCGATTTGGGCTGGACCGTGGCCGCGCCCCACGGCGACGTGATGCTCTCGGGCTGCTTTGGCCTGCTGGCCGCGGCCCAGGCCCTGGACGCCCAGCGAGCCGCGCCCCGATCATGA
- the ffh gene encoding signal recognition particle protein — translation MFDNLSDRLAETFKRLKGHGKLSEANIADALREVRLALLEADVNYKVAKDFVAGVRERAVGQEVMKSLTPAQQVIKIVREELSSLMGGQAEGLNLIGRPPQVLMMVGLQGAGKTTTAGKLARMLAGMGKKPLLVPADVQRPAAIEQLKKLGAQLGVPVHDSDPGGDPVDICVRALGTASRLGCDALILDTAGRLHIDEPLMAQLERIKQKLQPGEILLVADAMTGQDAVNVAEAFHQRLGLSGVVLTKVEGDARGGAALSIRAVTGVPIKLVGVGEKLDALEPFHPDRMAGRILGMGDVLSLVEKAASAFEQEKAQALAKKMAKNEFDLEDFREQIRQIRKLGSLESILGMLPGAGKLKGMKDMQPDEKEIGRVEAIISSMTPGERAKPQIIDASRRKRIAAGSGVTVADVNRLLKNFTQAKKMMKQVSKLGGKRKGLKRLLASM, via the coding sequence ATGTTCGATAATCTCAGCGATCGCCTGGCGGAGACATTCAAGCGCCTGAAGGGCCACGGCAAGCTGTCGGAGGCCAACATCGCCGACGCCCTGCGCGAGGTGCGCCTGGCCTTGTTGGAGGCCGACGTCAACTACAAAGTGGCCAAGGACTTTGTCGCCGGGGTGCGCGAGCGCGCCGTGGGCCAAGAGGTCATGAAGAGCCTGACCCCGGCCCAGCAGGTGATCAAGATCGTCCGCGAGGAGCTTTCGTCGCTGATGGGCGGCCAGGCCGAAGGCCTGAACCTGATCGGCCGGCCGCCGCAGGTGCTGATGATGGTGGGCCTGCAGGGCGCGGGTAAGACGACCACCGCCGGCAAGCTGGCGCGCATGCTGGCGGGCATGGGCAAAAAGCCCCTGCTGGTGCCGGCCGACGTGCAACGCCCGGCGGCCATCGAGCAGCTGAAAAAGCTGGGCGCGCAACTGGGCGTCCCCGTCCACGACAGTGACCCCGGCGGCGACCCGGTCGACATCTGCGTGCGGGCCCTGGGCACGGCCTCGCGTCTGGGCTGCGACGCGCTGATCCTCGACACCGCCGGCCGGCTGCACATCGACGAGCCGCTGATGGCCCAGTTGGAGCGCATCAAGCAAAAGCTTCAGCCCGGCGAGATCCTTCTGGTGGCCGACGCCATGACCGGCCAGGACGCGGTCAACGTGGCCGAGGCTTTTCATCAGCGCCTGGGCCTGAGCGGCGTGGTGCTGACCAAGGTCGAGGGCGACGCCAGGGGCGGCGCGGCGTTGTCGATCCGCGCGGTGACGGGCGTGCCGATCAAGCTCGTTGGCGTGGGCGAAAAGCTCGACGCCCTGGAGCCTTTTCACCCCGATCGCATGGCCGGGCGCATCCTGGGCATGGGCGATGTGCTAAGCCTCGTGGAAAAGGCCGCCTCGGCCTTCGAGCAGGAAAAAGCCCAGGCCCTGGCCAAGAAGATGGCCAAAAACGAGTTTGACCTGGAGGATTTTCGTGAGCAAATCCGCCAGATTCGCAAGCTGGGCTCGCTGGAGTCGATCCTGGGCATGCTGCCGGGGGCCGGTAAGCTCAAAGGCATGAAGGACATGCAGCCCGACGAGAAAGAGATCGGCCGGGTGGAGGCGATCATCAGCTCGATGACGCCCGGCGAGCGGGCCAAGCCCCAGATCATCGACGCCTCGCGGCGCAAGCGCATCGCCGCCGGCTCGGGGGTGACGGTGGCCGATGTCAACCGGCTGCTGAAAAACTTCACCCAGGCCAAAAAGATGATGAAACAAGTGAGCAAATTGGGCGGCAAGCGCAAGGGCCTCAAGCGCCTGCTTGCCTCCATGTGA
- the rpsP gene encoding 30S ribosomal protein S16, with translation MAVKIRLTRMGAKRKPIYRIVAADSQGKRDGRFLEIVGTYDPNQNPAAVNVKADVLGKWLASGAQCTDTVASLLKARGLLSAAAE, from the coding sequence ATGGCCGTAAAAATCAGACTGACCCGCATGGGCGCCAAGAGAAAACCCATCTACCGCATCGTCGCCGCCGACTCCCAGGGCAAGCGTGACGGGCGTTTTCTAGAGATCGTCGGCACCTACGACCCCAACCAGAACCCGGCCGCGGTCAACGTCAAGGCCGACGTCCTGGGCAAGTGGCTGGCCAGCGGGGCCCAGTGCACCGACACCGTGGCCAGCCTGCTCAAGGCCCGGGGCCTGTTGTCCGCCGCCGCCGAGTAG
- the rsmI gene encoding 16S rRNA (cytidine(1402)-2'-O)-methyltransferase → MATLFVVATPLGNLGDLSPRAAQTLAQCRVIAAESVERARKLLAHLGLSGKRLISCREANRQRSAREIVGRLDEGQDVALVSDAGTPGVNDPGAVVVRLALEAGHRLCPVAGPSALAAALSVAGLEPSPVVFLGFLPPKTGARRELLHRAGQTGWPLVIFEGPHRLPRTAVDLLETLGDRPLTVARELTKLHEQIWRDTCAGLVAATAREEPRGEYTLVLGPGQAAPAADTADQARRLLIDGLAEGRESPGELARRVAAATGQTRKAIYNKLMELKGGRERATTTPESSKMDAANQEPHERVLSVVNALGLHARAAAKITELAGGFDCQITLHKDGVEAEADSVLSILALDAPKGSELLARAMGGQAHQALEALERLFEDRFGEEA, encoded by the coding sequence ATGGCCACGCTCTTTGTGGTGGCCACGCCCCTGGGCAATCTGGGCGACCTGAGCCCCCGCGCCGCTCAGACCCTGGCCCAGTGCCGGGTCATCGCCGCCGAGAGCGTCGAGCGGGCGCGCAAGTTGCTGGCCCATCTGGGTTTGAGCGGCAAGCGGTTGATCAGTTGCCGCGAGGCCAACCGCCAGCGCTCGGCCCGCGAGATCGTCGGCCGCCTGGATGAGGGTCAGGACGTGGCCCTGGTCTCCGACGCTGGCACGCCCGGCGTCAACGATCCCGGCGCGGTGGTCGTGCGCCTGGCCCTGGAGGCCGGGCACAGGCTCTGCCCGGTGGCCGGGCCCAGCGCCCTGGCCGCGGCGCTGAGCGTGGCCGGGCTGGAGCCCTCGCCGGTGGTGTTTCTGGGCTTTTTGCCGCCCAAGACCGGCGCGCGGCGCGAGCTGTTGCATCGGGCCGGCCAGACCGGCTGGCCGCTGGTGATTTTCGAGGGGCCTCACCGCCTGCCGCGCACGGCGGTGGACCTGCTGGAGACCCTGGGCGATCGGCCCCTGACCGTGGCCCGCGAGTTGACCAAGCTCCACGAACAGATCTGGCGCGACACCTGCGCCGGGTTGGTGGCGGCCACGGCCCGTGAGGAGCCTCGGGGCGAATACACCCTGGTGCTGGGCCCCGGCCAGGCCGCGCCGGCCGCCGACACGGCCGATCAGGCCCGGCGGCTGCTGATCGACGGGCTGGCCGAGGGCCGGGAATCGCCGGGTGAACTGGCCCGGCGGGTGGCGGCGGCCACGGGGCAAACGCGAAAAGCGATCTACAACAAACTCATGGAGCTGAAGGGCGGCCGCGAGCGCGCCACGACCACCCCAGAATCTAGCAAAATGGACGCAGCCAACCAAGAGCCACACGAAAGAGTCCTCAGCGTGGTCAACGCCCTGGGCCTGCACGCCAGGGCCGCGGCCAAGATAACCGAATTGGCCGGCGGCTTCGACTGCCAGATCACTTTGCACAAAGACGGCGTGGAGGCCGAGGCCGACAGCGTCTTGTCCATCCTGGCCCTGGACGCGCCCAAGGGCAGCGAACTGCTGGCCCGGGCCATGGGCGGCCAAGCCCATCAGGCCCTGGAAGCCCTGGAGCGTCTGTTCGAGGATCGTTTCGGAGAGGAAGCTTGA
- the trmD gene encoding tRNA (guanosine(37)-N1)-methyltransferase TrmD, with product MIFDILTLLPEVCQAYAQASILGRAQKAGLIAVRPLDVRPFGLGRHHVVDDTPYGGGCGMVMMAGPLCAALESLEPEPAGPVILLSPQGRRFDQAVAEELARLPRLILVCGRYEGVDERFRRLKVDDELSVGDFVISGGELAALCVVDAVSRLLPGVLGSEDSAASDSFADGLLEHPHYTRPAVFRGLETPEVLLGGNHALIARWRRAQSLARTRARRPDLLAKARLSETDLALLDEVADQDNIG from the coding sequence ATGATATTCGACATCCTCACCCTGCTGCCCGAGGTCTGCCAGGCCTACGCCCAGGCGTCGATCCTGGGCCGGGCCCAGAAGGCCGGGCTGATCGCCGTGCGGCCGCTGGACGTGCGGCCCTTTGGCCTGGGCCGCCACCACGTGGTCGATGATACGCCCTATGGCGGCGGCTGCGGCATGGTGATGATGGCCGGGCCGTTGTGCGCGGCCCTGGAGAGCCTGGAGCCCGAGCCGGCCGGGCCGGTGATCTTGCTTTCGCCCCAGGGCCGGCGTTTCGATCAGGCCGTGGCCGAGGAACTGGCTCGTTTGCCGCGGCTGATTCTGGTCTGCGGCCGCTACGAGGGCGTGGACGAGCGCTTTCGGCGGTTGAAGGTCGACGACGAGCTTTCGGTGGGCGATTTCGTCATTTCCGGCGGCGAGTTGGCGGCCCTTTGCGTGGTGGACGCGGTGAGCCGGCTGTTGCCGGGAGTGTTGGGCTCGGAGGATTCGGCGGCCAGCGACAGCTTTGCCGACGGCCTGCTGGAGCACCCCCACTACACGCGGCCGGCGGTTTTTCGGGGGCTTGAGACGCCGGAAGTGCTGCTGGGCGGCAATCACGCATTGATCGCCCGCTGGCGGCGGGCCCAGTCGCTGGCCCGCACCAGGGCCCGTCGGCCGGACCTGCTGGCCAAGGCGCGTTTGAGTGAAACGGACCTGGCCCTGCTGGATGAGGTGGCGGATCAGGATAATATAGGATAG
- a CDS encoding KH domain-containing protein, with translation MKELIKYIAQALVDNPEQVEVGEIEGEQTSVIELKVAKEDLGKVIGKQGRTARAMRTILSAASTKIRKRAVLEIIE, from the coding sequence ATGAAGGAGCTGATCAAGTACATTGCGCAGGCATTGGTCGACAATCCGGAGCAAGTTGAAGTGGGCGAGATAGAAGGCGAGCAGACCTCGGTGATCGAGTTGAAGGTGGCCAAGGAAGACTTGGGCAAGGTCATCGGCAAGCAGGGCCGCACGGCCCGGGCCATGCGCACCATCCTCAGCGCGGCCTCGACCAAGATCCGCAAGCGGGCGGTGCTGGAGATCATCGAGTAG
- the rplS gene encoding 50S ribosomal protein L19, protein MDAIEMLALEQKRVDIPDFRGGDTVKVHVRIKEGEKERIQVFQGVVLRRRGHGPGETFTVRKISYGVGVERIFPLHSPVIDRVEVVTEGKVRQGRIYFLRGLRGKAARLKEKGRN, encoded by the coding sequence ATGGACGCCATCGAAATGCTCGCTCTCGAGCAGAAGCGCGTGGACATTCCCGATTTTCGCGGCGGCGACACGGTGAAGGTGCACGTGCGGATCAAAGAAGGTGAAAAAGAGCGCATCCAGGTCTTCCAGGGCGTGGTGCTGCGCCGCCGGGGCCATGGTCCGGGCGAGACTTTCACCGTGCGCAAGATCTCCTACGGCGTGGGCGTGGAGCGCATCTTCCCGTTGCACTCGCCGGTCATCGACAGGGTCGAAGTGGTCACCGAGGGCAAGGTGCGCCAGGGCCGCATCTACTTCCTGCGTGGCCTGCGCGGCAAAGCCGCCCGTCTCAAGGAGAAGGGGCGCAACTAG
- a CDS encoding YraN family protein, translating to MPRPRLGEEAEALARGRLEALGMRVVGANVRTTAGELDLIAWDGDVLVFVEVKGRSGAACGLPEEAVDARKRRRLAQAAQAYLAGAPGPPVCRFDVVAVDLAAGGARVRHLPDAFRPGD from the coding sequence ATGCCTAGGCCGCGCTTGGGCGAGGAGGCCGAGGCCCTGGCCAGGGGTCGGCTGGAGGCCCTGGGCATGCGCGTGGTGGGCGCCAATGTGCGCACCACGGCCGGCGAGCTTGATTTGATCGCCTGGGATGGCGATGTGTTGGTTTTCGTGGAGGTCAAGGGGCGTAGCGGCGCGGCTTGCGGCCTGCCCGAGGAGGCCGTGGACGCGCGCAAGCGCCGTCGGCTGGCCCAGGCGGCCCAGGCCTATCTGGCCGGCGCGCCAGGCCCGCCCGTCTGCCGTTTTGACGTGGTGGCCGTGGACCTGGCCGCCGGTGGCGCGCGGGTGCGACACCTGCCCGACGCCTTCCGGCCGGGGGACTGA
- a CDS encoding ThiF family adenylyltransferase, translated as MSRPPATPVMFQRQMGYLGAEEQQRLAQASVAVLGLGGVGGVCAELLVRAGVGHLLLGDGDRFEPTNLNRQIGATGETMGQAKEAVTAARLALINPQARLAIIPPLGGHGWRPDLLAGRDAVILAADAPRAALMALRAARRGHAPLVEAVALPTIQIRAFDPQGPDPEDGMATQGRPLSDFSDEALSQAMAEGPLAAWLEGDGSPLALSPAMLLAMAQGHSALSFGPHVWLAGALAALECLKIILGRGVVAWHPGRAALDPCLWRLFLAE; from the coding sequence ATGAGCCGCCCGCCCGCCACGCCGGTGATGTTCCAGCGCCAGATGGGCTATCTGGGCGCCGAGGAACAACAGCGCCTGGCCCAGGCCAGCGTGGCCGTGCTGGGCCTGGGCGGCGTGGGCGGGGTCTGCGCCGAGCTGCTGGTCAGGGCCGGCGTGGGCCATCTGCTGCTCGGCGATGGCGACCGTTTCGAGCCCACCAACCTGAACCGCCAGATCGGGGCCACCGGCGAGACCATGGGCCAGGCCAAGGAGGCCGTCACCGCCGCCCGCCTGGCCCTGATCAACCCCCAGGCCCGCCTGGCCATCATCCCGCCCCTGGGCGGCCACGGCTGGCGACCGGACCTGCTGGCGGGCCGGGACGCCGTGATCCTGGCCGCCGACGCGCCCCGCGCGGCGCTGATGGCCCTGCGCGCCGCCCGCCGGGGCCACGCGCCCCTGGTCGAGGCCGTGGCCCTGCCGACGATCCAGATCCGGGCCTTCGACCCCCAAGGCCCCGACCCCGAGGACGGCATGGCCACCCAGGGCCGGCCCCTGAGCGATTTCTCCGACGAGGCCCTGAGCCAGGCCATGGCCGAGGGCCCCCTGGCCGCCTGGCTGGAGGGCGACGGTTCGCCCCTGGCCCTGAGTCCGGCCATGCTGCTGGCCATGGCCCAGGGTCACTCCGCCCTGAGCTTTGGCCCCCACGTCTGGCTGGCCGGAGCCTTGGCCGCCTTGGAGTGCCTGAAAATCATCCTGGGCCGGGGCGTGGTGGCCTGGCATCCCGGCCGCGCCGCCCTGGACCCTTGCTTGTGGCGGCTTTTCCTGGCAGAGTGA
- the smpB gene encoding SsrA-binding protein SmpB, which yields MAGTGVKIIAVNRKARFNYELGDRFEAGMVLTGTEVKSLRLGKASLVDAYAKIKNGELWLVNCQIQAYPFAYYDNHEPTRQRKLLLHKREIAKLASKTQEQGNSLIPLALYFKNGRAKVELALAKGKKLHDKRASIKERDQQREMERALRR from the coding sequence ATGGCCGGAACTGGCGTCAAAATCATCGCCGTCAACCGCAAGGCGCGGTTCAACTACGAACTGGGCGACCGCTTCGAGGCCGGCATGGTCCTCACCGGCACCGAGGTCAAATCGTTGCGCCTGGGCAAGGCCAGCCTGGTCGACGCCTACGCCAAGATCAAAAACGGCGAGCTGTGGTTGGTCAATTGCCAGATCCAGGCCTATCCCTTCGCCTACTACGACAACCACGAGCCCACCCGTCAGCGCAAGCTGCTCTTGCACAAGCGCGAGATCGCCAAGCTGGCCAGCAAGACCCAGGAGCAGGGCAACAGCCTGATCCCGCTGGCGTTATACTTCAAAAACGGCCGGGCCAAGGTAGAGCTTGCCCTGGCCAAGGGCAAGAAATTGCACGATAAACGCGCCTCGATCAAGGAGCGTGACCAGCAGCGCGAGATGGAGCGCGCCCTGCGCCGCTGA
- the ptsP gene encoding phosphoenolpyruvate--protein phosphotransferase — MSEGQEMRLGGVGASPGIAIARALVVVRRPLQAPYAVLTDEAQVAAEVERFNEAVAATEAELNAAKADLSGGLAEYAHIIDAHLLILRDNMISQRAASYISQRRINAEWALSLAVQEAQSAFQRIKDEYIRSRFADVDYVTNQVMRHLIGHQTDDIARIRDKVIVVAHDLSPADTAQMDLDWVLGFATDMGGPTSHTAIMAQARAIPAVVGCQRASRVVQNGDLIIIDGGEGLLIINPDEETLHLYRERQEAYELYSQEVLAQAGQDARTADGVRVHVVANIEMGAEAGGVAGYGAEGIGLYRTEFFYINKRQLPTEQELLEDFQDVARRMGDLPVTIRTLDIGGDKFAHSVDLAPEANPALGLRAIRFCLQERGLFKTQLRAILRASSMGRMRIMFPMISGLGELRKARAIVEDVMTELDHRGLAFDRQIKVGIMVEVPSAVMVADHLARHADFFSIGTNDLIQYALAIDRVNEYVAHLYQPLHPAVLRMIDRVVRAGHANGIPVAMCGEMAGDPRAVPLLLGLGLDELSMNAMTIPRVKQVARRTDLGLWRAVAQEALTLPTASDVAELINRELNDNFPDIFGAAASEKR; from the coding sequence TTGAGCGAAGGCCAAGAAATGCGCCTTGGCGGCGTGGGCGCCTCGCCGGGCATCGCCATCGCCCGGGCGTTGGTGGTGGTGCGCCGTCCCTTGCAGGCGCCCTACGCCGTGCTGACCGACGAGGCCCAGGTCGCCGCCGAGGTCGAGCGCTTCAACGAGGCGGTGGCCGCCACCGAGGCCGAACTCAACGCCGCCAAGGCCGACCTGAGCGGCGGGCTGGCCGAGTACGCCCACATCATCGACGCCCACCTGCTGATCCTGCGCGACAACATGATCAGCCAGCGGGCGGCCTCCTACATCAGCCAGCGGCGCATCAACGCCGAATGGGCCCTGTCGCTGGCCGTGCAGGAGGCCCAGAGCGCCTTCCAGCGGATCAAGGACGAATATATCCGTTCGCGCTTCGCCGATGTGGATTATGTCACCAACCAGGTCATGCGCCACCTCATCGGCCACCAGACCGACGACATCGCCCGCATCCGCGACAAGGTCATCGTCGTCGCCCACGACCTTTCGCCGGCCGACACCGCCCAGATGGACTTGGACTGGGTGCTGGGCTTCGCCACCGACATGGGCGGGCCCACCAGCCACACGGCGATCATGGCCCAGGCCCGGGCCATCCCGGCGGTAGTGGGCTGCCAGCGGGCCAGCCGCGTCGTGCAGAATGGCGACCTGATCATCATCGACGGCGGCGAGGGCCTGCTCATCATCAACCCCGACGAGGAGACCCTGCACCTCTACCGCGAGCGCCAGGAGGCCTACGAACTCTACAGCCAGGAAGTGCTGGCCCAGGCCGGCCAGGACGCCCGCACCGCCGACGGCGTGCGCGTGCACGTGGTGGCCAACATCGAAATGGGCGCCGAGGCCGGCGGCGTGGCCGGCTATGGCGCCGAGGGCATCGGGCTCTATCGCACCGAGTTTTTCTATATCAACAAGCGTCAACTACCCACCGAGCAGGAACTGCTGGAAGACTTTCAGGATGTGGCCCGGCGCATGGGCGATCTGCCCGTGACCATCCGCACCCTCGATATCGGCGGCGACAAGTTCGCCCACAGCGTGGACCTGGCCCCCGAGGCCAACCCGGCCCTGGGCCTGCGGGCCATCCGTTTCTGCCTGCAGGAGCGCGGCCTGTTCAAGACGCAGTTGCGCGCCATCTTGCGGGCCTCCAGCATGGGCCGCATGCGCATCATGTTCCCGATGATCTCGGGCCTGGGCGAACTGCGCAAGGCCCGGGCCATCGTCGAGGACGTCATGACCGAGCTGGACCACCGCGGCCTGGCCTTTGATCGCCAGATCAAAGTGGGCATCATGGTCGAGGTGCCCTCGGCGGTGATGGTGGCCGACCACCTGGCCCGGCACGCCGACTTTTTCTCCATCGGCACCAACGACCTGATCCAATACGCCCTGGCCATCGACCGGGTCAACGAATACGTGGCCCATCTTTATCAGCCGTTGCACCCGGCGGTGCTGCGCATGATCGACCGCGTGGTGCGGGCCGGCCACGCCAACGGCATCCCCGTGGCCATGTGCGGCGAGATGGCCGGCGACCCCCGGGCCGTGCCGCTGCTGCTGGGCCTGGGCCTGGACGAGCTTTCGATGAACGCCATGACCATCCCCCGCGTCAAGCAGGTGGCGCGGCGCACCGACCTGGGCCTGTGGCGCGCCGTGGCCCAGGAGGCCCTGACCCTGCCCACCGCCTCCGATGTGGCCGAACTGATCAACCGCGAACTCAACGACAACTTCCCGGACATCTTCGGCGCGGCCGCGTCGGAAAAAAGATAG
- a CDS encoding ribonuclease HII encodes MGGAAAKGCAPGPVGHEEMLLWRRGCRLLAGADEAGRGPLAGPVVAAAVMLRADWPDPGVDDSKRLSAARREFLAERIKADAAGWAVAVVEADEIDRLNIHNASLLAMSRAVEQLRPRPDFLLVDGRFVTPLDLPQKAVVGGDASCRCIAAASILAKVWRDGLMARLHERWPQYNFAANKGYPTPQHKEALARFGPCPIHRRSYADVAQMPLAWGDA; translated from the coding sequence GTGGGCGGGGCGGCGGCCAAGGGCTGCGCGCCTGGGCCGGTCGGCCACGAGGAAATGCTCTTGTGGCGGCGGGGCTGCCGCTTGCTGGCGGGGGCCGACGAGGCCGGCCGCGGGCCGTTGGCCGGGCCGGTGGTGGCCGCCGCGGTGATGTTGCGCGCCGATTGGCCCGACCCCGGAGTCGACGACTCCAAGCGTCTGAGCGCGGCGCGGCGGGAGTTTCTGGCCGAGCGCATCAAGGCCGACGCGGCCGGTTGGGCCGTGGCCGTGGTCGAGGCCGACGAGATCGACCGCCTCAACATCCACAACGCCTCGCTTTTGGCCATGAGCCGGGCCGTGGAGCAATTGCGCCCGCGGCCCGATTTCCTGTTGGTCGACGGCCGTTTCGTCACGCCTCTGGATTTGCCCCAAAAAGCCGTCGTGGGTGGAGACGCCTCATGCCGTTGCATCGCCGCAGCCAGCATCCTGGCCAAGGTTTGGCGCGACGGGCTGATGGCGCGATTGCACGAGCGTTGGCCGCAATACAATTTCGCGGCCAACAAGGGCTACCCGACCCCTCAGCACAAAGAGGCCCTGGCCAGGTTCGGGCCCTGCCCGATCCACCGGCGCTCCTACGCCGACGTGGCCCAGATGCCTTTGGCCTGGGGCGATGCCTAG